The nucleotide window GGACTGGTGATTGGGGACTGGTGATTGGGGACTGGTGATTGGGGACTGGTGATTGGGGATTGGGGACTGGTGATTGGGGATTGGGGACTGGTAAATGCGGGTACGTGCTAACTGATAACTGTTCACTGATAACTGATAACTGTTCACTGTAAGCGATCGCTCTCCCGATAAACTAAATACAAGCATATATACTTAATTTTTCAAGAAGGTTGACCTTGACTGATAATCTTACTTCTGTACAAACTAATTCTCGCAATGAACTGCGGCAACTGGTACGCAGTCAGTTACAATTGCTACTCGAACAAGGAAATCTTCAGGGAGCAAAAGCGCTGTTGGTTCCTGTACAACCTGTAGATATTGCTGAAGCAATTGAAGGTTTACCAGAGTCGATGCAGGCGATCGCGTTTCGTCTCCTTTCTAAGGATGAAGCGATCGAAGTTTACGAATATCTCGATTCTGCCGTACAACAAGCTTTAATTCAAGAGTTTAAGCGTCAAGAGGTGATCGATATTGTTGATAAAATGTCTCCTGACGATCGCGCGAGGTTGTTTGATGAGTTACCAGCGAAGATTGTCCGTCGTTTGCTAGCGCAGTTAAGTCCTGGAGAACGTCAAGCGACTGCTTTATTACTCGGTTATGAGGAAGATACTGCGGGGCGGATTATGACCCCTGAGTATGTTTCTCTCAAGGAAAGTTTAACTGTTGGTCAAACTTTGGAACGTCTTCGTTCTTTAGCGCAAACTTCGGAAATTATTTATTACCTTTATGTAACTGACAATCAAAGACGTTTAACTGGAATTGTTTCTTTGCGCGATTTGGTAGTTTCGGAACCGGAAAAAAGCCTCGGTGAAATTATCACTCGCGATGTGGTTTCGGTGCATACTGATACTGACCAAGAAGAAGTGGCGCGGATGATTCAGCGCTATGATTTGCTGGCTATTCCTGTTGTTGATAAAGAACAAAGATTGGTTGGTGTCGTTACTGTTGATGACGTTATTGATATTTTAGAACAAGAAGCTACTGAAGATATTTATGCTCTTGGTGGTGGCGTTCAATCGGGGCGCGATAATTATTTTCAAACGAATTTGTTTGCTGTTGCTCGTAAACGGGTAGTTTGGTTATTTGTTTTGTTACTAACTAATAGTGTTACTGGTACGATTATTCGTTCTCAAGAGTCTCTTTTGCAGCAAGTTGTTACTTTGGCGGCGTTTATTCCTCTGTTAACTGGTACTGGCGGTAACGTCGGCGCACAGTCTTCTACTGTTGTGATTCGTGGTTTAAATACTGATGAAATTCGCGATTTGGGTCCGGGACAAGTGATTTTTCGCGAAGCTTTGGCGGGTATTTTGTTAGGTTCGATTTTGGGTTTTGTTGCTACTTTTTGGGCTTATTGGTTACAAGGTAATATTTATGTTGCTGTAGCGGTGGGATCGAGTTTAATAGCGATCGCGCTTTTGGCTTCTGTGGCTGGTTCGGCTTTACCTTTTTTGTTCCGCACTCTCGGT belongs to Oscillatoria salina IIICB1 and includes:
- the mgtE gene encoding magnesium transporter produces the protein MTLTDNLTSVQTNSRNELRQLVRSQLQLLLEQGNLQGAKALLVPVQPVDIAEAIEGLPESMQAIAFRLLSKDEAIEVYEYLDSAVQQALIQEFKRQEVIDIVDKMSPDDRARLFDELPAKIVRRLLAQLSPGERQATALLLGYEEDTAGRIMTPEYVSLKESLTVGQTLERLRSLAQTSEIIYYLYVTDNQRRLTGIVSLRDLVVSEPEKSLGEIITRDVVSVHTDTDQEEVARMIQRYDLLAIPVVDKEQRLVGVVTVDDVIDILEQEATEDIYALGGGVQSGRDNYFQTNLFAVARKRVVWLFVLLLTNSVTGTIIRSQESLLQQVVTLAAFIPLLTGTGGNVGAQSSTVVIRGLNTDEIRDLGPGQVIFREALAGILLGSILGFVATFWAYWLQGNIYVAVAVGSSLIAIALLASVAGSALPFLFRTLGLDPALMSAPFITTAVDVLGVLIYFNIARMVLGL